One Mailhella massiliensis DNA segment encodes these proteins:
- a CDS encoding transposase — translation MKFWEISDSFWEAVKPLIPETVRDPEKVYQRISGGGRKPLDQRKVFSAIVYVLKTGTQWKSLPKEFYGSPSSIHAYFKKWEAQGFFSELWKKGLAEFEEMKGIAWEWTLDTTRVSKPAAQGAGKSDAALTDGHAGQDSPEECRIWRPVISRRSRERAKELCDKATALFTDTFKS, via the coding sequence ATGAAATTCTGGGAAATATCCGATTCGTTCTGGGAAGCCGTCAAGCCGCTCATCCCCGAAACCGTCCGCGATCCTGAAAAGGTGTACCAGCGCATTTCCGGCGGGGGCCGCAAGCCGCTTGATCAGCGAAAAGTTTTTTCGGCCATTGTCTATGTCCTGAAAACCGGCACACAGTGGAAGTCTCTTCCCAAGGAATTCTACGGCAGCCCGAGTTCCATCCATGCCTACTTCAAGAAGTGGGAAGCGCAGGGATTCTTCAGCGAACTCTGGAAGAAGGGCCTTGCGGAATTTGAAGAAATGAAGGGCATTGCGTGGGAATGGACGCTGGACACCACCAGAGTATCCAAGCCCGCAGCTCAGGGAGCCGGCAAGAGCGACGCTGCTCTGACGGACGGCCACGCCGGGCAGGATTCCCCCGAGGAATGCCGCATCTGGAGGCCCGTCATCAGCCGCAGAAGCCGCGAGCGCGCCAAGGAACTTTGCGACAAGGCCACGGCATTATTTACGGATACATTCAAATCTTGA
- a CDS encoding OmpP1/FadL family transporter, producing the protein MSRSYVSTRILCVLCLLTSLFLLPSQRAFAEGFAIMENSARGMGLAGGLIARGGDASTLAYNPAAMTLLEGTQLQANLAVSQFYWGVDTRDRAGNDTGNFHSAHQTWPIPAFYITHQINDKVWFGLASYTRFGLGVKYPNEWPGGYNLQSVQLITSSLNPNVAFKLNDHLSLALGVEVMGASMQMRKNLSSYAPLAAGSALYGDPGDVSINGHGVSFGGNVALHARLNDQWSLGLTYRAPMSLKVSGKTRYDNQIGKTYFGQALGLSAIQNSRLRGTLHLPDSIGFGVAYKPLENLSFEADAVYTLWSRFRDFNMYMKDPVNAWQNTDRHWENSWTLGISAEYKPVDWMALRLGFMYETSPMNLGNADYMVPSNGRNYYTAGVGFFYKNWTFDIAYMYIHNHVLDYTLAAATNPGSGVVAGRTTHPHAHNFGIGIGYKF; encoded by the coding sequence ATGAGTCGTTCCTATGTAAGCACACGAATCCTCTGTGTGCTGTGTCTGTTGACTTCCCTTTTCCTTCTCCCCTCCCAGCGCGCGTTTGCCGAAGGCTTCGCCATCATGGAGAACAGCGCCAGAGGCATGGGCCTTGCCGGCGGTCTCATCGCACGCGGCGGCGATGCCTCCACCCTCGCCTACAACCCTGCGGCCATGACGCTCCTTGAAGGCACGCAGCTGCAGGCAAACCTTGCCGTTTCGCAGTTCTACTGGGGCGTGGACACCCGCGACAGGGCGGGCAACGACACGGGCAACTTCCACAGCGCTCATCAGACCTGGCCCATCCCCGCCTTCTACATCACCCATCAGATCAACGACAAGGTGTGGTTCGGCCTGGCCTCCTATACCCGTTTCGGCCTGGGCGTGAAGTATCCCAATGAATGGCCGGGCGGCTACAACCTGCAGAGCGTGCAGCTCATTACCAGTTCCCTCAATCCCAACGTCGCCTTCAAGCTCAACGATCATCTTTCTCTGGCTCTGGGCGTGGAAGTGATGGGCGCATCCATGCAGATGCGCAAGAACCTCTCCAGCTATGCCCCCCTTGCCGCAGGAAGTGCACTCTACGGCGACCCCGGCGACGTGAGCATCAACGGACACGGCGTTTCCTTCGGCGGCAACGTGGCCCTGCACGCCAGGCTCAACGATCAGTGGTCCCTCGGCCTGACCTACCGCGCCCCCATGAGCCTCAAGGTCAGCGGCAAAACCCGCTACGATAACCAGATAGGAAAAACCTACTTCGGGCAGGCCCTCGGCCTCAGCGCGATCCAGAATTCCCGCCTGCGCGGCACGCTCCACCTGCCCGATTCCATCGGCTTCGGCGTAGCCTATAAGCCGCTGGAGAACCTGAGCTTTGAAGCAGACGCCGTGTATACGCTCTGGAGCCGCTTCCGCGACTTCAACATGTATATGAAAGATCCGGTGAACGCATGGCAGAACACCGACAGACACTGGGAAAACAGCTGGACGCTCGGCATTTCCGCCGAATACAAGCCCGTGGACTGGATGGCGCTGCGCCTCGGCTTCATGTATGAAACCTCTCCCATGAACCTTGGCAACGCCGACTACATGGTGCCTTCCAACGGCAGAAACTACTATACCGCAGGCGTGGGCTTCTTCTACAAAAACTGGACCTTCGACATCGCGTACATGTACATCCACAACCATGTGCTCGACTACACGCTTGCCGCGGCTACCAACCCCGGAAGCGGTGTGGTGGCAGGCCGTACCACGCATCCCCATGCCCACAACTTCGGCATCGGCATAGGGTATAAGTTCTAA
- a CDS encoding transposase: MSPEPSNVNDTVPAGELLVDLSADKLLADRAYDSDAVLEQARQQKMEAVIPSRKCRRHQREYDAHVYKERHLVECFFAKLKSFRRIATRYEKLAATFRANVMLAACLIWLQ; the protein is encoded by the coding sequence ATGAGTCCTGAGCCTAGCAACGTAAACGATACGGTACCCGCCGGAGAATTGCTTGTGGATTTGTCCGCGGACAAGCTCCTTGCAGATCGTGCCTATGACAGCGATGCAGTGCTGGAGCAGGCACGGCAACAAAAGATGGAAGCGGTTATTCCCTCCCGAAAATGCAGACGTCATCAGCGGGAGTATGATGCCCATGTGTACAAGGAGCGTCATCTGGTCGAATGCTTTTTTGCAAAGCTCAAGTCATTTCGACGCATTGCAACCCGCTATGAAAAATTGGCCGCGACATTCCGGGCAAATGTCATGTTAGCGGCCTGTCTGATTTGGCTGCAATAA
- a CDS encoding DMT family transporter yields the protein MPWLALFTAVVTEIIWGLSLKWAPTTSRPLVASLIPIVLSFLNMGLLSYAMRFLPAGLSYALWTGLGSIGVAVGGMLFFQDRISLPQAGFMLLILVGCIGARLAAPQD from the coding sequence ATGCCCTGGCTTGCCTTGTTCACCGCAGTCGTCACGGAAATTATCTGGGGCCTGAGCCTCAAATGGGCTCCCACGACCTCCCGTCCCCTTGTTGCCTCCCTCATCCCCATTGTCCTGAGCTTCCTCAACATGGGCCTGCTGTCTTACGCCATGCGCTTCCTGCCCGCCGGCCTGTCCTACGCGCTGTGGACCGGCCTCGGCTCCATCGGCGTGGCCGTGGGCGGCATGCTCTTCTTTCAAGACCGCATCTCCCTGCCCCAGGCCGGCTTCATGCTGCTGATCCTCGTGGGCTGCATCGGCGCCCGCCTCGCAGCCCCGCAGGACTGA
- a CDS encoding IS5 family transposase (programmed frameshift) yields the protein MSTLFYLSSAQMDVIRPFFPRSRGIPRKDDQKIISGIIHVLKFGLRWKDAPKEYGPYKTLYNRFVRWSNMGVFEKIFTALSESTQDTSLLMIDATCLKAHRTAASLRKKGFSSRCIGRTKGGLNTKLHVVCDSDGRPIRTLLTAGTISDYGGAAYLLPTLPSTRMLLADRCYDAGWIRSFLKNRGCTPCIPSRKNAKSQEYYDKKQYRQRHKIENMFSRLKDWRRIATRYDCCAHTFLSAIHLAAIVIFYL from the exons ATGTCCACTCTTTTTTACCTTTCTTCCGCTCAGATGGATGTCATTCGCCCTTTCTTTCCTCGTTCAAGAGGCATTCCCAGAAAGGACGATCAAAAAATTATCAGTGGAATTATCCATGTTCTCAAGTTCGGTCTCCGATGGAAGGATGCTCCAAAAGAATACGGCCCCTATAAAACTCTTTATAACCGTTTTGTCAGATGGAGTAACATGGGCGTCTTCGAAAAGATTTTTACGGCTCTTTCCGAAAGTACCCAGGACACATCCCTTCTCATGATTGATGCTACCTGTCTGAAAGCTCACAGAACTGCCGCAAGTTTGAGAAAAAAGGGCTT TTCCTCTCGCTGTATCGGACGCACAAAAGGAGGATTGAACACCAAATTACATGTAGTCTGTGACTCCGACGGACGTCCGATTCGGACATTGCTGACAGCCGGAACCATCAGTGATTATGGCGGTGCGGCATATCTCTTGCCAACTTTGCCTTCAACTCGAATGCTTCTTGCTGACAGGTGCTATGATGCCGGATGGATTCGCAGTTTTTTGAAAAATCGGGGTTGCACTCCCTGCATTCCTTCTCGGAAAAATGCCAAGAGTCAGGAATATTACGACAAAAAACAATATCGCCAGCGTCACAAGATAGAAAATATGTTTTCCCGGCTGAAGGATTGGCGTCGCATAGCCACGCGCTATGATTGCTGTGCTCACACATTCCTTTCAGCAATTCACCTTGCGGCTATCGTTATTTTTTACCTTTAA
- a CDS encoding IS5 family transposase (programmed frameshift) → MRTLFYLSESQLERIKPFFPRSHGAPRVDDRRVVSGIIYVIKHGLQWKDAPDEYGPHKTLYNRFIRWSRFCVFNKIFTELANKTSFDGSLMIDSTHLKAHRTAASLLKKGIPSRLIGRTKGGLNSKLHAVCDGHGRPVLLLLTEGQVSDYKGAAILQHLLPDNSIFLADGGYDASWLRESLKAKGITVCIPPRKTRNEELPFDKTLYKGRHLIENTFSKLKDWRRIATRYDRCAHTFFSAICLAVTVLFYLN, encoded by the exons ATGCGTACCCTGTTTTATCTTTCCGAAAGCCAGTTGGAGCGTATCAAACCGTTCTTTCCCCGTTCTCACGGTGCCCCGCGTGTCGATGACAGACGCGTCGTCAGCGGCATCATATACGTCATCAAGCACGGGCTTCAGTGGAAGGATGCACCTGATGAGTACGGCCCGCACAAAACGCTGTACAATCGATTCATCAGGTGGAGCAGATTCTGTGTTTTCAATAAAATTTTCACTGAGTTGGCCAACAAAACGTCTTTTGATGGCTCACTGATGATCGACTCCACTCACCTCAAGGCTCACCGCACGGCGGCAAGCCTGCTCAAAAAGGGGATTC CTTCGCGCCTCATAGGACGAACAAAAGGTGGCCTGAATTCCAAACTTCATGCCGTTTGTGATGGGCACGGGCGTCCTGTCCTGCTTTTGCTGACGGAAGGACAGGTCAGCGACTACAAGGGGGCGGCCATTCTCCAGCACTTGCTTCCCGATAACAGCATATTTCTGGCAGATGGAGGCTATGACGCGAGTTGGTTGCGGGAATCTCTAAAAGCCAAAGGGATAACCGTCTGCATACCACCGCGGAAAACCAGAAATGAAGAACTTCCTTTCGACAAGACGCTGTATAAAGGTCGCCATCTTATTGAAAATACATTCAGCAAGTTGAAGGACTGGCGACGTATCGCAACCCGATATGACCGCTGTGCCCATACTTTTTTCTCAGCCATTTGTCTTGCTGTCACTGTTCTCTTCTACCTTAATTAA
- a CDS encoding DMT family transporter — MPWLALCTAVVTEIIWGLSLKWAPTTSRPLVAALIPIVLSFLNMGLLSYAMRFLPAGLSYALWTGLGSIGVAVGGMLFFQDRISLPQAGFMLLILVGCTGARLAAPQN, encoded by the coding sequence ATGCCCTGGCTTGCCTTGTGCACCGCAGTCGTCACGGAAATTATCTGGGGCCTGAGCCTCAAATGGGCTCCCACGACCTCCCGTCCCCTTGTTGCCGCCCTCATCCCCATTGTCCTGAGCTTCCTCAACATGGGCCTGCTGTCTTACGCCATGCGCTTCCTGCCCGCTGGCCTGTCCTACGCGCTGTGGACCGGCCTCGGCTCCATCGGCGTGGCCGTGGGCGGCATGCTCTTCTTTCAAGACCGCATCTCCCTGCCCCAGGCCGGCTTCATGCTGCTGATCCTCGTGGGCTGCACCGGCGCCCGCCTCGCAGCCCCGCAGAACTGA
- a CDS encoding amidohydrolase family protein encodes MAAILDKFPKLRVCAAHLGGFRQRKYALDVLADRNVWMDTSSCM; translated from the coding sequence ATGGCCGCCATTCTGGACAAGTTCCCGAAGCTCCGGGTTTGCGCCGCGCATCTGGGGGGCTTCCGGCAAAGGAAGTACGCGCTGGACGTGCTGGCCGACCGCAACGTCTGGATGGACACGTCCTCCTGCATGTAG
- a CDS encoding amidohydrolase family protein, which produces MAAILDKFPKLRVCAAHLGGFRQWKYALDVLADRNVWMDTSSCMQEIDDDTLRAILRRHPRERLVFGTDYPIMDPQDEIDALQRRTRFTDSELDELLMNGSAMLFG; this is translated from the coding sequence ATGGCCGCCATTCTGGACAAGTTCCCGAAGCTCCGGGTTTGCGCCGCGCATCTGGGGGGCTTCCGGCAATGGAAGTACGCGCTGGACGTGCTGGCCGACCGCAACGTCTGGATGGACACGTCCTCCTGCATGCAGGAGATCGACGACGACACCCTGCGCGCCATCCTGCGGCGGCACCCGCGCGAAAGGCTGGTCTTCGGCACGGATTACCCCATCATGGACCCGCAGGACGAGATCGACGCCCTCCAGCGCCGCACCCGCTTCACGGACAGCGAGCTTGACGAGCTGCTCATGAACGGATCGGCCATGCTTTTTGGCTGA